The genomic window GGAAAGAAATAGATAATTTTTTTAAAACTAATTTGTTACCAACCATCTATATCTGTTGGGGAGCTCAAGGGGCATTGTATTCAAAATTTGGAATAGAAAAATATGAGTTAAAGAATAAACTTTTTGGAGTCTATGAACATACTATTAAAACTGATAATCCTTTTATAAAAAATAAGTTTCAAGCTCCTCATTCTAGAAGTACATCTAATCGAAAAGAGTGCATACAAAAAGCTGAACTTATTATTTTGGGAGAATCTAAGGAGGCTGGTATTTATATGTGCACAAGCAAAGATTATAAGGATATATTTATATTTGGACACAGTGAATACCAAAAAGAACGACTAAAATTCGAATTTGAAAGAGATGGAAAAAGTATTCCTCAAAACTACTTTAAAGAAGATAATCCAAATAACGAACCTATTTTTAGTTGGGAAAATCATAGAGATGAATTTTATAAAAATTGGATAAATTTTATAGGAGGTAACAGATGAAAATTGCAATTATAGGAATTGGAACTATTGGTAAGGGCGTTCTTGAACTTTTAAATAAAGAAAAAGAGAACATTGAAAAAAGAATTGGCGAAAGTATTGAAATATCTTGGATATGTGATT from Cetobacterium somerae ATCC BAA-474 includes these protein-coding regions:
- a CDS encoding homoserine O-succinyltransferase, yielding MINLMPIKTEVESQFSTIFQKINKNIELKYIYPITHIYKNTSFNYIKQNYIPLNEIRKEKFNGFIVTGAPIEKYDFKDVDFWKEIDNFFKTNLLPTIYICWGAQGALYSKFGIEKYELKNKLFGVYEHTIKTDNPFIKNKFQAPHSRSTSNRKECIQKAELIILGESKEAGIYMCTSKDYKDIFIFGHSEYQKERLKFEFERDGKSIPQNYFKEDNPNNEPIFSWENHRDEFYKNWINFIGGNR